The genomic stretch ATATGTTGGAGAGGGTGATATAATTCACCTTGCCCCTCCCTGTAAGTGtactttatttttccatttcttcATTATTGTATAAACATAATTACAAAGTTAATCTGAAAGCAAATCTAATACTCCACTGCCTATTGATGGGGGAGCTTAATACTGCCTTGTCCATAATTGGCATTGAGAGTAGGCTAATGGGAGCTGAGAGGGTTGAGAAAATCCTATTTGGTTTTATGGGTTTTTACAAGCAACTTTTATATTCATAATTATTGCACTTTTAATTAGCCATCATTATAAAATTACTTCTATCTATTGATGTTTTATAGTTGATGTTGTGGTGTACATCACAAACTTTAGGACGAGGAACCAAAGCATCTTTGCTGAAGATTTAATTCTAGCATTCTAGTGACATTCAAATATAAAAGGTAGCGAAGCTCTGATTAATGTGTCTTGACTCCACCTCAGGTGAGACCACTGGAAGCAGGCTTAACAGCCTGATGTCTGTTTTCTGTGACAAGGCCTTGGTGATGCGAGAGGGGCTGAGGCAGGTGGTGGGCAGAGACAGGTTCCATGTTAACAACCTTCTGGACTCCAAACACAAGcccaggagtgtgtgtgtgattctgcgCGATGCCCTTAGCCTCGCTGGGTTGGAAATGCCTTACTGTGTCCTGAGAGGGAACTGTGAACACTTTGTCACAGAGTTGAGATATGGCAGAGCAGAGTCACGACAGGTAAACCATGTCTGTGCATAGGCTACATTTCTTCCAAAATTAGTTGAGATTTTTCCAACAAATTTTTGACTTGCaggctgtattttttttaaaggaaggctttacattagaATTGGAATAATATTGAGAGAATATGATGCTATTCAGCCAGGGAACATTAGAGAGGTCAGGTGGTGatgttagattttttttgttttagatcACATTTCAGCCACTTTCTGCTCTGTAAACCATGTCTCTCTTCTGTGTGCAGATTCACTATGCAGTGAAGATTGGTGTACGAACTATGGCCATTGGCATGAAAGCTCTAAATAATACATCCACCGCCtccagaagaaaagaaaagtccGTGAAAATATGCCCAAATTTCTGAAATCAGAAGGACATAGTTTGTTCTACTATCTATATGTGGTGAAACCTGCAggaatctgtctctctctcatatatatgtttttcatgTTCCTTAAAGTAAGACTTTGCTAGGTTATATTCCACAACGCTAATTCATAGGATGtttttacagacatttttaaaagttaacTATATGACACCTGTTCTTAAAGGGAAACATAAATATTCATGTTGACTTTATTTGCTTTCCAGATTGCCTTACAACCTCATGCACTTCATCTGACAAGAAATATCAACAATATGtcacattaaatgttttgtgAGTGTGCTTTTAGTTGCATTAATTTTGTAATAATTCCCTACCATCGCTGCTGTGACTTTATCCTACAGTGTAcaatgtcaaattaaaacacTCTATGACTGAACAGATATTTTGAATATTGGTCAAACTCCACTTTATGTAGAATCGCACTGTTAAGAaatcataatttattttaagatgTCAAATGTTAAAGTTTGACatcttatttaacttatttaactaCTGGACCAACTCATGTTACGTAATAGAGCCTGAGACACCAATGTACAGCAATATACAATTAATGAAGTATATACTGTTACTTTCAGTATTttgtaccaaaaaaaaaatatttaatatatgttttcCCCTTTGTAATAATTTGAAGCGGCAatttttactgtgttttcaGAGAATGGCTTCCAGTGCTCCACAGCCAAAGGCTGGCCCTCTGTAACCCTCTAGCCAGCATTTGGAATTGGGTATGTGTACATTAGgctccagagcatctcatttTTTGCATTTCTGTGGTGATTGTACATGCATTTTGTGCTCAATGTTCACAATCTTCACAATGTTGCCACCCTGTGACAAGGATACCATTTGTCCTGGCTGTGGATGGCTGGGGCAACTGGTGATATCCCAATGATAGGGCCAATTTTAAAGAATTCaaaatgtgtacatatataattatgggattttatataaaacaattaaagGACCTAAACTTTGTTTCCCTTTTCAGgcaattattttttaagtaaCACCATATGCTGAATTTCTGTGCCCATCAATATGTACTACACCTAGACCTCCTTTTCATCCATTTTGATGATGCTGTGTGGGGTACTTATGGTTTTATTGCTTTTGGTAATTTTTCTGATAAGTCTGTGTAATGTCCTAACATAAGTGCACTCAACCTGATCTCTTTAAGCTAGGCATATCAGGCTCCCAAGGAGCATACCCGTCCTAAGCAGTGGCCCTATCTTCAGGAGATTATGAGGTCAATTCTGGTAATGCCTCAGGCTTTCAAGGCCAGAAGTCTAAGAAAACACAACTGGCCACAATGTTTGGGCTGCCAACCATACATTAGAATATTTGTTCTAAGTCAGAAGTTtaaattcaagaaaaaaaaaacacactcacacagaaatggtacacaataatttatttaaaatcaccACTGGTTGAAATTATCGCAATATTCGATAATATCCTTTCAGGCCAAAGGTAGGTTTTATCATTTGTTGACTcgcttttatatattttttatatttattatatatctctCTTAAGAATGATATCTGCACAGGTACCTAAAATGTACATTCTTGTAAGAATAACAACATATTTTATGGAcaaacccccccccacacacagatgcatttaaaaacattttacaaaaacaatgatggagaggatattttacattatatacatactctattaataaaaactgaaataaagctTGATGGAAGTTGTGCGCTGGTGGCTGTGTAGAATCCACAGGTGGTTGTACTTGTATAAACACTTCAAATCACCCCACATTGTTCCTGATTGTTTTACATGGCATGCCCATATTGTACTATTTTAAGCAGTTTATTAAGGCTACATTGGATAAATAAACTGAGAAAGGATCAGGGAAAGAATTGAGAGGAAAACATGAACAACTCTGATGTACTTCAAAAGATGCGACTTTGAGAGCTCgtttaaataaagataaatttCTGACCttgagtaaaataataaaaacacaatcaaTTAGATTTTGATTGCTGGTCAATAATGGgcaatattttattcttttattcaaGTCTGACTGTCACAAATAGGATCTCAAGTTCtacaaagaagaaagagaacttcCACACCCAAGTGTTCATGCAGTCTCCAAGCTTGTATGCCAAGGGTCCAAAACCATAGTAATTCTCTACCACTTGCCCCGTTTGCTCCAGTCCTTTGGGGTGAAATGCAGACATTTGGGGTCAATGCGAAGGTGGCGCTTTTGCATGGCACGCTCATGACCATCTACAATGTCCTCGGAGAGAGTGAGAATATACTGACCCTGAGGAAGAGATCAAGGGGAGGAGGGAATTACTTTGGGCTGTTAAACTCCATGACTTTAGTTTATCCTCAAGTAGAAGCTGGTTATCTGTTACTTTATCTGAAATACACTAAATTATTTATGCATTACTGTGTAACATTAAACAAGTGTAAATACTGTCAAGTGAGTTTAATCTGCATTAAAAGATACCTTGTAGTAATTGATGAGATTGAGGTACTGGAGGGTTGATATTACGTCCTCTTTCTTTACACTGGTTATTTCACTAATTTCGCTACAAACAAGGCAAAACAATTTGCATCACATTTCAAATAATCTCATTTTACTCAGGATACAACTATAGAACAATGATTTGGTAGCACATTAAAACATGCATTCAACACAAACTTTATCCAGATCTATATGcaataaatatttcaaatgtaaaaagtGTGGAGATTAAGAAGGTGTACTTTATGGTGATTTGTGGCCGTTCTCCATTGTCCGATTTGAGGTCCATGAGAATCTCCAGAATAGTTTGAGACCAGTATGAACGGTAAGACAAAAGGCCCAGATCAGACAAAGGCTTCTCTGGAGTACCTGTCTTACCCTCAACTTTAGACAGTTCATAACCTAAGAGAAAGACACACTGGACATGTCATCTGGGCAAAATGGAAAATGGGTTAAAGTCATTTTAAGTCTGAGATAAGTAAAGAATTTTATCTGAGAATCTTACTAAATTCAATGAGCAGTTTGCCATAGCCTCTCCTCTGATATGGTGGTAATGTCAATATACAAGCCACATTATAGTCTTCTGTAGACTCTTTTTCCTTGAAAGAGTAACACAAAACAAATCCATGATCCAGTGATTTGTCTTGAACATGTCAGCTTAAACAATTAAGAGTTGTCATATGTTTCAGTCCAACAGATTCATATGCAATAGAACATTTGGCTCTGTTTAATAGCCCAGttcaatatatttattcaaGTGTACTGTAATACAGGTACCTTAGAAAAGTAGCCAACTATGTGGAATCCCTTGCAGTCATACTCAGTCATAACATAAAAGAGGAAGGGGTCTGTGTCATAGTACAGGGTCTTATGGTCCAGGAAGCACTTCGCCAATAAACATAGGTTCTGAGAGTATGACTGTAAAACAAACAAGTGTGGGTATaatatctatttaaaaaaatgtaagaagTTAAACTTGTGACAGATAGCTGCTGCCAAAACATGAACTGTACTGTATATTTAGAGTAAAAGCTCATACATTAAAGGAGGTTAACCTGTCCTTATAATACTTTTAATCCGTGTGGTAAGAACTGGTATTAGCAAACCAATTCACCTTGTTTTTTCTGCCATCGATTTCAAAGAAGGAGATAGTCCCTTTGCGGTAGATCTCATTTCCTGGAGGATGACGGAGGTTGCACTTTGTCTGTATTAAtgataatatataataacagcTTACTATTTAGAAAATGTCCCCCACGcccaccaaaataaataaatgacaccCTTGACAGCAACAGTCATTAACCTAGAAAtagtgtttgttttgatttcttCTCCAAGAACTGCATTTAAGAAAATTCATAAGAAATTCCCATCCATTTTAAGACATTCCTACAAACATTTTCAGGAAACTTTTCTCAATTTTGCCCCTGGCTATTTCCTCTACTCTAACACACATACCTCAGCTCAGAAACTTGTGAGCTGTGAGGGACATGTCTCTTACCAAGTGCCTCTGCAAACATTTGAGGCTCTTGAGATACTTGAGGCAGAACTCGCAGAGGTAGAGGATGGGTAGCGTGGTCAGTTCCTGTGGGTAAGGGGAGAAGTACCATGGTTTGAGTCTGTGACGACCCAGTTCGATGCATTCTATGTTTTTCATGCGTGTGACAATGTCGTCGTGGCTGCGGTCAGACACCAAGCTGCCAGTCATGCGGGGTGCTGATGGGATTCCATCTGAACTGTCCTGAGAGTCCTGATACCAGGGGGGTTTGAAGGATGGGGCAGAAACAATCACAAAAGGGACAATCGAAAGACCATGTTAACAAGCAACTTCTAAAGAAATAAATCAACACGTGCTTTCAGAAGCTGATAAGAATTTCAATGCAAAAACCCCTAATGTTTGAAAGGAAAggcaaacaaaaatatatttctctaatTAACTGTTCAATGAATTTTATAATACTATCTACTTAGTTGTCTAACAAATATGATATATTTCTCTGAATGCTTTTAAATGCAACCACAAACATTTCACCCTAAATAACTTTTCTAACACACACTATTACAGCATTTGAGAACAGACTGGGAAGTAAAGGCTGCTGCTCTTTATCCtgaaagacacacacagcaaacaggCAATGGTAAAGAAATGAGACGGACCTCTCCTGGCGGCAGACAGCCACTGGTGGTGCGAGGGGTGTTAAACTGGAATACTTTTATCATCTATCAGAAAAACACAAGGTTTTGCAAATACTTTGGGACATTTTCATTTGAAGGGGGAGGAACTAAAGTTACACCGACAGATTTTACTCTTTAAAAAACAAGATAGGGTTAGTATTTTCAGCCTTGTTTTCACTGCTCATGGGTTTTGTGTTAATACATGAATTTCTAGAGTTAAATCCTGAAAGTTTTCAGTGCTAATGAAAATGCTCTGTTCTCAGATGTTAATGAGCAAGGATATTTTAAAAGTGGCCTTTCCTGATGATTACCCTCGGCAattgttaaaatattacaatacaaCTACTATACAACAGCAATTGTTTATAATTCCCTGGATGATGAGAAATATCTGGATTCAAGACCCACACTGTGGCCAGAGGGATGTATAAAATCAAAGACTGGGTGATCAAGCTATCAATTACATTACACTTGTATCTCAACTTCTCTtagttttatgtaaataaactgTGTGAAATATGGCTTTATTGAACATACGAATACAAATACTCAGACTAGTAGTACAAAATTTGGTTAGGACATCAAACTTGAATCAATGCTTAAAATATAAAGCATGCAAATATGTGAACATGCAGTCCAAACAAAGTGTCTTCCAGTTAAACAAAAAAGTGCAGATGCAGAATATAAGTGAGATTTAATGTGGGAAATAAATAGAGGTATTTAAACGTTTTGTAATATTAAGATAAAACAATGCTGAAAATACAAGCCATGTGCTGCAGTACTTACCTCATCTGTGCCACAATTCTTTCTCTTCCTGCCAGGCTGCTGAGGTGGGAGAACCCTGCGTGTTGTACCATTCTGCcagaaaagagaaaatacacatgaaacatttacacacaaactTTGGCAAAAATTCTCAAAATGATAAACTTCTACAAATCTGTTTATAACTGTGGAGTAGATACAGAGTGTAAACAGACCGTTACTGTGGTGATGGAGGTGAGCTGTTCATCATCTCTGGATTTTGTGCTAAAATTTTCTCTGACTGCTGGGTAAACAGGTGCCTGTGTGGCTTCTGCAGAACTCGGAATTGAAGGCACTGATGTCGCAGCAGTAACTTGAGACGCCAATGAAACAGATTCTGCTTTTCTCTtctataaaaaaatgtaaataagaatAATAGCATACAAGATGACAtaataaaatgcagttttatattttcttctttctatttattcattgtgatgcatttttttatttcttttttctgctAGTGCTCATAAACTAAAGCACTATGCATCTTCTGCAATATTGTCTCTTAAAACTGTGAATAAAGAAATGAGGCAAAAGTCATTTTAAGCACATCCCTCCCACTTCACAGCAAATGTAACAAGAGGATCTGAGAAaggctttttaaaaagaatggTATACTTAGCCCATTCATTTGAAGGTCTTGACGTAATTAAAAAGAGTGTTTTCAGTGTAGAATGGGCAAAGGTTATTTGTACCGGTGTGGGAAGGGTTTTGCCTCTGGAAGGAGTTGATGCAGGTTGAACGCTGAGATCTACACTCTTCCTCTGAATCTGAATAGAAAGGAAGAGAGCACAGTTAAACAAAATGAATCATGTTaacacttttatatttttaatcaccTTTTCTGTTAATATTTAACTTCCAGAATAAAAATTAAAGTTGGCCTGACAGGAACTaacaagaaaaaacagaaaaattgaACATAGGATTTGACACAGTTATGTGACCACAACAATTCTGTAACgtgttgttttatattatgtctgctatctttttgttttttttagaccaTAATGTATTCTGAAAGAAATCTGTTCCTATTTAGTCGTGTTCCAGAATTGGGCAATGAACAGTATAGTTTTAAATGCCTTTCTTACCACATCTCTCTCTGGCGAGCTGGGTCGAGATCCTGGCAGACCGTTCTTTGTTGGTGTCTTTGCCTCCTTCTTTGGAAACTGAAGTTTTTTCACATCCAGCCGGTCGGGTGTGACCCATTCATCCAGACGCTTGTTAacttaaaaagttaaaaaataagtcaataggCACCAAATTCCTtaactgtgtaatatttcaaAACCTTAAGGAGTAAATgtacatataaaatatgtaaaatatgaaaaatagtgggcggcacggtggtgcagaaggtagtgtcgcagtcacaaagctccagagacctggaggttgtgggttaaattcccactccgggtgactgtctatgaggagttggtgtgttctccctgtgtccgcgtgggtttcctccgggggctccggtttcctcccacagtccaaaaacacacgttggtaggtggattggcgactcaaatgtgtccgtaggtgtgagtttatgagtgaatgtgtgtgtgtttgtgttgccctatgaagggttggcgccccctccagggtgtattcccgccttgtgcccaatgattccgggtaggctctggacccactgggaCCCTAAACTGAATAAGCCGTTACAGataaattgaatgaatgaatgaatgaaaaatagtaAAATAGTACTTACAGTCAATATAGTGAACATAGAAGAGCTTTCTCCCAGGGTTATCTTTGACGCTGAGAATTTCAGCCAATGCTAGAttggataaaaaaataaaaataatatataaaaaattaaatattaaaaatgaaaaacccCAAATAGCTAAGACAATCAAAGCACTTGCATGACCACATTTCAGGATACAGCTAAATACTTTAATGGACACTTACATTtctctttcatttaattttgatttcacttaccacttttttaaaattataattattatttaagtaTCAAAACCCATAATTGTTCAtatttatatgaaaaatttacacttgtttaacattttaaaactaaagAGGCTGCATTTAGGAGTAGAAGCTATTACAATCTACTCCGATTGCTTTGTTCAATATGGATCACAGTCCAAACTCAAGCAGACTTTATAACTTCACTGTACAGAGAGATATACTGTGTATAAAGGATGAATATAAatgcaaaatttattttaaaaatgtattcgttatgaaaaatgtacagtaaatacagtgttttgaaactaacagaattttttttctgttatatgATATATATACTGTTAAGTACCTAAACCTGTATGGTTTATATTCACAAGGTTCTGAGAGGTTACTGttaactaacaaacaaacaaacaaaaataacaataataatacaaaaacagTGGTTCTGCAGGTAGCTTAAGCCAAATCAAGACTGTCCATAACTACAACATATAACATAACTATTTTCCTGAGAAATATACAATAAACAGAATTTAACATAACTGTAATAAGGCTTATCATAATGTACCCATTGCCTCAAAAGGGCTGTAATgacattagttttttttaataatgtttgaTATATGAACCAAAAGCCGGTCTTTTGTTTACATGCTTCGATATCACAGCgacattaatattattattatccactGGTTAATATATTTATCACTATCCTTATACACCTTGTTCTAAGCTCATTGTAGTATTCCTTATTTTACTGTTGTTCATATTACCTGTAACTCTACAGTCAGTTATAATTATGGCTCACTCTAACTGGTTACTACCATAATGTAAATTTAGCGCATTAGCAGCGGCTTATCGCGAAAAATACTTACGCCACTCGTCTTCATTTTCTTGATTTTTCCGAAGCACAGGAAGACGACAGCCCTCTACAATCTCCatcttttaataaagaaaacattACAGGGTTAAGAGCTGCTTAATATTTCTAAAActaagtaaaaacaaatattaatcgAAAACTCACTAGATCCCCGGCCATGTTGGTGTttggcttcttcttcttcttcaatgTGTTACAGCGGATCACAGGCCTCAGGTACACTTACCGCCATCTTCCGCCCTAAATGAGAAACTATTTTACATTAAAGGCacggcaaggcaagtttatttatagagcacctttcatacaaaaaaGCCATTCAAATTGAACACCAGGTAAAATTTCTTCCCTCCTGGGGTTTCcgtaaataaattatatttacagcactgtactgaaagcAATGGGGTGGtctcatcacaatgattttgaagctgtaatttaaaaaaaaaatagaatgcagtgttcctttaactggacaaatatttgtggacatGCTCCCTCAACAGATCAACCCCGCCTAACCTGCATGAGTCCTGGGGCTGGGCAACCCAGTCTTGCCTTGGGCAactttcagtttgtgtgtgttctccccatgtctgcatgagtttcctcaaTGTGCTCTGGATGCTGAACAACATTCAAAAATATACATaggtaggtggaatggagaatAGGCAATGCAGAAATGTCTATAGcgatgactgggtgagtgtgtgttgccttgtgatgGGACCAGGCCCCTGTCCcgggtgtgtttctgtttgcGACCGGTGATTCTATGTAGCCTACAGATACTGCAGCCACAGATACAGACtttgtgaccctgaactggatatgcagttacagacaatgaatgaataatgggtAGATTTACTGTAATCACAGATATACACCTCAGGGAAAGATTTCCCTGTCTTGGCTGTTTACCAAGAATATGGAAAGGggtctgaatatttttattcttaCTGTATTTAAATTAGATTTCCATTAGTAATGGGAAATCAGTTACACATTCAGAAAACGTTTCTGTGTTTACATATGAGCACCTAATTTTTTGTCAGATTCTGTAATATGTATAAGGAATTGTAATTATTCACTCCATTCCTTAAAGACACAGTCCTGGGGAAAATAAGATTTTTAACCTTGTTAAATTGTCTGCTTTCAAAAATAAGGCATAGTTCTGCCAGGCTGTCAAGACTCCACTATATATATGGTGTAAGAAACcaatctaaatatatatatatatagattggCACCTACTGAATGAAGGCACATCTCTAGAGTTACAAGGTCTTTTTAAGGCATTACAGGAATTTTTCTGGGAATACTTTTTAAAGATGtagatttgaacaacagaaattaAAAGTTTAATCCTTTAAAAGGATTTATTCAATGAATTGTATTATTCTGGTGATTATTGTATATTTTGCACTCTTCTGTCacaaatgttaatatttatttcaaacaCATTGCAAGaactataaaaaatgtattgcagAGCTCAAAGAAATcaactgaattactgaaatgctgcagtagcaaattttgtaaacaaacagaaacaagaaatatattttaaggtcATAATTTAATGGCAATAGATGTGAGCAAATTGATATTCTCTGTTTAATACTGTACCATCACATTACTTTTCTCTTAATAGCTCAAATTACTATGTAAAGTTCATACTGTACAGTATCTCCCATCATATATTTGGAACCTGTGAAGTAGAGCCAAAGTGTTGAAACAAGACAGAGGGCAGAAAGTGCAAACAAGAGTTTAGTGTTAATGTAACCAGAGATTATTTCAATGTGATAGTTTTCAATCAAGtatacaaacaaaagaaaatcttAAAGAGCAAAAGAAACATGGTAAACATTAGGGAAATATGAGTTCAAGCAGTGTCACTTGATTCCATTTTAATCTGAAAAACCCAAGTATAATTAATCACACGGAAAAACTATTTAACCAAACTGGCGATGAGAATGATTTCAGATTAAAAGATTCACACCAACCTTTCTTGTACTAGTATTTGCAAACACTTTTGTTTCAGTTGTGGGTGATATATGGAGCAGCAAAAGGCAGAC from Hoplias malabaricus isolate fHopMal1 chromosome 2, fHopMal1.hap1, whole genome shotgun sequence encodes the following:
- the LOC136681319 gene encoding histone acetyltransferase KAT5-like; protein product: MAGDLMEIVEGCRLPVLRKNQENEDEWPLAEILSVKDNPGRKLFYVHYIDFNKRLDEWVTPDRLDVKKLQFPKKEAKTPTKNGLPGSRPSSPERDVIQRKSVDLSVQPASTPSRGKTLPTPKRKAESVSLASQVTAATSVPSIPSSAEATQAPVYPAVRENFSTKSRDDEQLTSITTVTNGTTRRVLPPQQPGRKRKNCGTDEMIKVFQFNTPRTTSGCLPPGEDSQDSSDGIPSAPRMTGSLVSDRSHDDIVTRMKNIECIELGRHRLKPWYFSPYPQELTTLPILYLCEFCLKYLKSLKCLQRHLTKCNLRHPPGNEIYRKGTISFFEIDGRKNKSYSQNLCLLAKCFLDHKTLYYDTDPFLFYVMTEYDCKGFHIVGYFSKEKESTEDYNVACILTLPPYQRRGYGKLLIEFSYELSKVEGKTGTPEKPLSDLGLLSYRSYWSQTILEILMDLKSDNGERPQITINEISEITSVKKEDVISTLQYLNLINYYKGQYILTLSEDIVDGHERAMQKRHLRIDPKCLHFTPKDWSKRGKW
- the LOC136687324 gene encoding phospholipase A and acyltransferase 3-like, yielding MCDLRRSHSWDGSELKVQVNTNPALYGWRKGVVAPNWYGKPQPGDLIEIFRGTYQHWGIYVGEGDIIHLAPPCETTGSRLNSLMSVFCDKALVMREGLRQVVGRDRFHVNNLLDSKHKPRSVCVILRDALSLAGLEMPYCVLRGNCEHFVTELRYGRAESRQIHYAVKIGVRTMAIGMKALNNTSTASRRKEKSVKICPNF